A genome region from Labilibaculum antarcticum includes the following:
- a CDS encoding dsDNA nuclease domain-containing protein, whose translation MIDKDYIKIFDINTDAVAVNRGFYYQYLITLKKWIQNYIDKKNTFVYCEVDDDIKEVGNSLIFTQVKCYSRNFSLKSDEIKKTLFNFFIQFLKNKQDIPIGFCFTTNTGLVKSEKLIKAWMANPELTDSELANQILKKVKEILNSEINKNKRKKTEKKTIVRKEIDLIKVAAEQLKKQVAYLSIDSFVKYIKWEFLDYDPILAIDLLFEEVRQLLSHEIFKNKPVSIIENILLSEIFRCSQLQDSNKRVLSNSRIDEILNNTDSDINRFVDDRLISLLGVKFEEIEQNFKNIQRVQNSFEKRLDSFDDRIILNDTSYPKSLTLIPKSLSQDFNDSQESIDYVIKKLLETNHLCINGNGGVGKTFFAKSFVSQINEQYDHIAWINSSPNLTKSILLNAALKQNLKLDFNNQTNDEERIDIVCSELQRIDGKNLLIIDNYENDFRALKKIISLDNWKILITTRERVPNLLNYTLPGIDKEIASKIFCNYSNEEIDSDNSILLEFFEYVNYNPLIIKLCGKTIANSIDLNLESLYSSIKEQKLDNESLEIEIDLSEEDLPHTILAYLYKTFELKNLTKNEEIYLEFLALLPSEEVSIKDIALIGGKESYNKNLKDFTNWTNSLHKKGWIERVNGEVRMYRLVQELIIYKTRKQQNGFISNVLLFNWLFHRIDEVAQSDPTLSFPFLKYAESILKAIKEEYRQSIYQPLLLLENALLNSYTWIENTSALHQRWIDLVKRAELYLPNDDVNLGIMYNNLGYSYARRNDIETAVDYFKKSIFTLTKQEEESINVLINSLNNLTQAYLVLENLPSADKIQKKTRQLLKKYSLTTKQFEAVSYFLRAVFLMKSENFRGAIEQYELAIQTHLKIEKDSRNDFLLLMYYSNLILMLFKAKQSDKVIENIDNIREIIETHKMSYSSVVNEVKIMIDNINDFYQKGVKQQVPTKAYKS comes from the coding sequence TTGATAGATAAAGATTATATAAAAATATTTGATATTAATACAGACGCTGTAGCTGTTAACAGAGGATTCTATTATCAATATTTGATTACACTTAAAAAATGGATTCAAAATTATATTGATAAAAAAAACACTTTTGTTTACTGTGAAGTTGATGATGATATAAAAGAGGTTGGTAATAGTTTGATATTCACTCAGGTTAAATGCTATTCAAGGAACTTTAGTCTAAAGTCTGATGAAATTAAAAAAACTCTTTTTAATTTTTTTATACAGTTTCTAAAAAATAAACAAGATATACCTATAGGGTTCTGTTTTACTACAAATACAGGTCTTGTAAAATCAGAAAAGCTTATAAAAGCATGGATGGCTAATCCTGAATTAACTGATAGTGAACTTGCCAACCAGATTCTTAAGAAAGTAAAAGAAATATTAAATTCTGAAATAAATAAAAACAAAAGGAAAAAGACAGAAAAGAAAACTATTGTCAGAAAAGAAATAGATTTAATTAAAGTAGCAGCCGAACAGCTTAAAAAGCAGGTGGCATATTTGAGTATTGATTCTTTTGTCAAATATATAAAATGGGAATTCTTGGATTATGACCCAATTTTAGCAATTGATTTATTATTTGAAGAAGTTAGACAACTTTTGTCTCATGAAATCTTTAAGAATAAACCTGTTTCTATTATTGAAAATATCCTCTTAAGTGAAATATTTAGATGTTCTCAATTACAAGATAGTAATAAACGTGTTTTATCAAATAGTAGAATTGATGAGATTCTAAATAATACAGATTCGGATATTAATCGATTCGTTGATGATAGATTAATTTCTCTTTTAGGAGTGAAATTTGAAGAGATAGAACAAAATTTCAAGAACATTCAAAGAGTCCAGAATAGCTTTGAAAAACGATTAGATAGTTTTGATGATAGGATAATTTTGAATGATACGAGTTATCCCAAAAGCCTAACTCTAATTCCAAAGAGTCTGAGTCAAGATTTTAATGATAGCCAAGAATCAATTGATTATGTAATTAAGAAGTTGTTGGAAACCAATCATTTGTGTATTAATGGGAATGGAGGTGTTGGTAAAACTTTTTTTGCAAAAAGCTTTGTTAGTCAAATCAATGAACAATATGATCATATTGCATGGATTAATTCTTCACCAAATCTCACTAAATCTATTTTGTTAAATGCGGCTTTAAAGCAAAACTTAAAATTAGATTTTAACAATCAGACTAATGATGAAGAGCGGATTGATATTGTTTGTAGTGAATTACAACGTATTGATGGAAAAAATCTATTAATTATTGACAATTATGAGAATGATTTTAGAGCTCTCAAGAAAATAATATCCTTAGATAATTGGAAGATATTAATTACCACAAGAGAAAGGGTTCCTAATTTATTGAACTATACTTTGCCTGGAATTGATAAAGAAATTGCTTCAAAGATATTTTGTAATTATAGTAATGAGGAGATTGATTCTGACAATTCAATATTATTGGAATTCTTTGAATATGTCAACTATAATCCACTTATTATTAAATTGTGTGGTAAGACAATTGCAAACAGTATTGATTTAAATCTAGAATCTCTTTATTCCTCAATAAAAGAACAAAAACTTGATAACGAAAGTTTAGAAATTGAAATTGATTTAAGCGAAGAAGATTTACCACATACAATACTAGCTTATCTTTATAAGACGTTTGAATTAAAGAATCTAACAAAGAATGAAGAAATATATTTAGAATTTTTAGCATTATTACCCTCTGAGGAGGTTAGTATAAAAGATATAGCATTAATTGGCGGAAAGGAATCATATAATAAAAATTTAAAAGATTTTACAAATTGGACAAACTCTTTACATAAAAAAGGCTGGATTGAGAGAGTTAATGGTGAAGTTCGAATGTATAGATTAGTTCAGGAATTAATAATATACAAAACAAGAAAGCAACAGAATGGCTTTATTTCAAATGTATTATTGTTTAATTGGCTGTTTCATCGAATTGACGAGGTTGCACAAAGTGATCCGACTTTATCGTTTCCATTTTTAAAGTATGCAGAATCTATTTTAAAAGCAATAAAAGAAGAATATAGACAGTCTATTTATCAACCATTATTGCTATTGGAAAATGCTTTATTAAATTCATATACTTGGATAGAAAACACAAGTGCTTTACATCAAAGGTGGATTGATTTAGTAAAAAGAGCTGAACTTTATTTACCAAATGATGATGTCAATTTGGGGATAATGTATAATAATCTTGGATATTCATATGCAAGGAGAAACGATATTGAAACTGCAGTTGACTATTTTAAAAAATCAATATTCACACTTACAAAACAAGAAGAAGAGTCCATCAATGTGTTAATTAATTCCTTAAATAATCTAACTCAAGCATATTTAGTATTAGAAAATTTGCCATCTGCAGATAAAATACAGAAAAAAACTCGACAACTTTTAAAAAAGTACTCTTTAACCACTAAGCAATTTGAAGCTGTTAGTTATTTTCTCCGTGCTGTTTTCTTAATGAAATCTGAAAATTTCAGAGGAGCTATTGAGCAATATGAATTAGCAATTCAAACACATTTAAAAATTGAGAAAGATAGTCGTAATGACTTTTTGTTATTAATGTATTATTCGAACTTAATACTAATGCTCTTTAAAGCAAAACAAAGTGATAAAGTCATTGAAAATATTGATAACATAAGAGAGATAATTGAAACGCATAAAATGAGCTATAGTTCAGTTGTAAATGAAGTGAAAATCATGATTGATAACATTAATGATTTCTATCAAAAAGGAGTAAAACAACAGGTGCCAACAAAGGCTTATAAATCATAG
- a CDS encoding DEAD/DEAH box helicase gives MENFKELGVDKDIIKGLNDLNIIKPTQIQAEVISVLLQANTDLIGQAQTGTGKTAAFGIPLLHRINTKADKVQGLILCPTRELGQQIAKQLFKFTKYTDQIFTESVYGGEKIEKQISALRRPTHIIVATPGRLIDLVKRKAVDLSHVKTVILDEADEMMSMGFKTQLDEILTHLTSVENRWLFSATMPKEIMQIVKRHFSPRAHKIEVSGKNVVNKNIQHQFLICEDNEKLNILVQFLKSEQDNRGVVFCKTKASAQVLAKQLIAKNIKTDAIHGDLKQIERDKVMRAFKNESLRILVATDVAARGIDIVDLAFVVHYELPDKEEYYTHRSGRTARAGKQGVSLSLVNSKELKNLRYFQKTLNIAFNQIRPRK, from the coding sequence GTGGAAAACTTTAAAGAATTAGGCGTAGATAAAGATATCATTAAGGGATTGAACGATCTTAATATTATCAAGCCTACTCAAATACAAGCAGAAGTAATATCGGTACTTCTTCAGGCTAACACCGATTTAATTGGTCAGGCTCAAACAGGAACTGGTAAAACAGCAGCTTTCGGAATACCCTTGTTGCACAGAATAAACACCAAGGCAGACAAGGTTCAAGGCTTAATTCTTTGTCCAACCCGCGAGCTGGGTCAGCAAATTGCCAAGCAATTGTTCAAATTCACCAAGTATACCGATCAAATTTTTACCGAATCGGTTTATGGGGGAGAGAAAATTGAGAAACAAATTAGTGCATTGCGCCGTCCAACTCATATTATCGTTGCGACTCCAGGTCGATTGATCGATTTGGTAAAAAGAAAAGCGGTTGATTTGAGCCACGTGAAGACTGTAATTTTGGATGAGGCCGATGAAATGATGAGCATGGGTTTTAAAACACAGTTGGATGAGATTTTAACTCACCTAACGAGTGTAGAAAACCGTTGGTTGTTTTCGGCTACCATGCCTAAAGAAATCATGCAGATAGTAAAAAGACACTTTTCGCCAAGAGCACACAAAATTGAGGTGAGTGGCAAAAATGTGGTAAATAAAAATATTCAGCACCAGTTCTTGATCTGCGAAGACAATGAAAAATTGAACATTCTGGTTCAGTTTTTAAAATCGGAGCAAGATAACAGGGGTGTGGTGTTTTGTAAAACCAAAGCATCGGCGCAAGTATTGGCCAAGCAGCTAATTGCAAAAAATATTAAGACTGATGCTATTCATGGCGATTTAAAACAAATAGAACGCGATAAAGTAATGCGTGCTTTTAAAAACGAAAGCCTTCGGATTTTGGTGGCTACTGATGTTGCAGCCCGAGGAATCGATATTGTAGATCTTGCTTTTGTGGTGCATTATGAATTGCCCGATAAAGAGGAGTATTACACTCACCGTAGCGGTCGAACTGCCCGTGCGGGTAAACAAGGTGTCTCCTTGTCTTTGGTAAATAGCAAGGAGCTTAAAAACCTTCGTTACTTCCAAAAGACCTTAAACATTGCCTTTAATCAAATCAGACCGAGAAAATAA
- a CDS encoding HYC_CC_PP family protein, which produces MRIKKFEHIIMILLLLISTAGVSINKHYSGGELFSTAFFVEAESCCETPCGCCKETSEFVQVKADYIDSVFELQDAAQLDLLFSILPFLINFEVPVSFTNNFIAWDTSPHPLPDLCILNQVFRL; this is translated from the coding sequence ATGCGAATTAAGAAATTTGAACATATTATCATGATACTTCTTCTGCTGATCTCAACGGCAGGAGTGAGTATTAATAAGCATTATTCTGGTGGAGAGCTCTTCTCTACTGCATTTTTTGTTGAAGCAGAAAGCTGTTGCGAAACGCCTTGCGGTTGTTGCAAGGAGACTTCTGAATTTGTACAGGTAAAGGCCGATTATATTGATTCTGTATTTGAGTTGCAAGATGCCGCTCAGTTGGATTTGTTGTTTTCGATTCTTCCTTTTTTGATAAATTTCGAAGTTCCAGTAAGCTTTACAAACAATTTTATTGCGTGGGATACTTCCCCACATCCATTGCCTGATTTGTGTATTCTCAATCAGGTTTTCCGTTTATGA
- a CDS encoding efflux RND transporter permease subunit: MLNKIIKFFLENKLVTTILLVVFIAWGVITSPFPWDVSFLPKDPVSVDAIPDIGENQQIVFTKWPGRSPQDIEDQITYPLTTSLLGIPGVKTIRSSSMFGFSSIYIIFNEDIEFYWSRSRILEKLSSLPQNILPDDVQPTLGPDATALGQIFWYTLEGRSPEGEVTGGWDLQELRSIQDFQVKYALAAASGVSEVASIGGYVKEYQVDVNPAAMQAHGVNLMQIMNAVKKSNMDIGARTIEINQAEYFVRGIGYVKNLSDLEEAVVSVNDNTPVRVRDVANVHYGPSDRRGVLDKMGAEVVGGVVVARYGANPLEVINSVKEKIADLSVGLPEKELADGTISKLTIVPFYDRTQLIYETLGTLESALTLEIIITIIVIIIMVMNLRASILISSLIPIAVLMTFIAMRYFHVDANIVALSGIAIAIGTIVDVGIVLSENMIRHLDENKSGRNIREVIYEATTEVAPAVITAVLTTIVSFIPVFAMEAAEGKLFRPLAFTKTFVLLSALFVAIVILPAMAHLLFSIRIKKRNFKLALNSVLILIGCYAIFAYSAWIGITLILLGVINLLAQIYSKYEKKLSLANLLVIALAVSFLLAREWLPLGAANSLFANFVFVILSIAILLSIFLLFMRFYQRMLNWALQHKLIFLSIPTFIVLWGIIIWLGFGNTFGFVARGMDKIGIEISGTSAWKSMNHNYPGIGKEFMPSLDEGSFLLMPTSMPHAGIEENKRVLRKLDMAVANIPEIEMVVGKLGRVESSLDPAPISMYENVINYKSEYKTNQYGKRIRFAVDEDDNFIRDEKGELIPDDSGEYYRQWRDHIKSPDDIWTEIVNATKIPGVTSAPKLQPIETRLIMLQTGMRAPIGIKISGNNLKQIEGFGLQLEKLIKEVPGVNKPSVFAERMVGKPYLEIRIDRKAIARYGIQVEDVQKHLSVAVGGMALSSSVEGRERYPIRVRYPRELRSDPELLQKILIPTAMGNSVPLEELAEIAYVQGPQVIKSENTFQVGYVIFDKLDGFSEVDIVEAAQEYIAGKIESNELKVPAGVSFKFTGNYENQIRAEKRLGIVIPVVLIIIFLILYFQFKGIAPTLMVFSGIAVSFAGGFIMIWMYGQGWFLNFSVFDINLQELFQVHPIYLSVAVWVGFIALFGIASDDGVIMASYLEQVFEKNQPKTKAEIRKAVVEAGSKRIRPCLMTTATTLLALLPILTSTGRGSDVMIPMAIPAFGGMTIELITLFVVPVLYATYKEYQLKKVGGLS, encoded by the coding sequence ATGTTAAACAAGATTATCAAATTCTTTTTAGAGAATAAATTGGTCACAACAATATTGCTGGTTGTGTTCATAGCCTGGGGTGTTATCACATCACCCTTTCCTTGGGATGTTAGTTTTTTGCCCAAAGATCCCGTGTCTGTTGATGCCATTCCTGATATTGGAGAAAATCAGCAAATTGTATTTACCAAGTGGCCTGGCCGGTCGCCTCAGGATATCGAGGATCAGATTACTTATCCGCTGACCACATCCCTTTTGGGGATTCCGGGTGTGAAAACCATCCGCAGTTCTTCCATGTTTGGATTTTCGAGTATCTACATCATTTTTAATGAAGATATCGAATTCTATTGGAGTCGATCCAGAATTCTGGAAAAGTTAAGCTCCTTACCACAAAACATATTGCCCGATGATGTGCAGCCAACTCTTGGCCCCGACGCAACGGCACTCGGACAAATATTTTGGTACACACTGGAAGGAAGATCACCGGAAGGTGAAGTTACCGGTGGCTGGGATTTGCAAGAACTCCGAAGCATTCAGGATTTTCAGGTAAAATATGCATTGGCGGCTGCCAGCGGTGTATCCGAAGTGGCATCTATCGGTGGTTACGTAAAGGAATATCAGGTAGATGTTAATCCTGCAGCCATGCAGGCACACGGAGTTAATCTGATGCAAATCATGAATGCGGTTAAAAAGTCCAATATGGATATTGGTGCCCGTACCATTGAAATCAATCAGGCAGAATACTTTGTGCGTGGCATTGGCTATGTGAAAAACCTCTCAGATCTGGAAGAGGCAGTTGTAAGTGTGAACGACAACACTCCTGTTCGTGTTCGCGATGTAGCCAATGTGCATTATGGCCCTTCTGACCGACGAGGTGTACTTGACAAAATGGGAGCCGAAGTTGTAGGTGGTGTTGTGGTTGCCCGATATGGTGCCAATCCCCTGGAAGTTATCAATAGTGTAAAAGAGAAAATTGCAGATCTTTCAGTCGGTCTTCCCGAAAAGGAATTAGCCGATGGAACCATTTCAAAACTAACTATTGTTCCGTTTTACGATAGAACACAACTGATATATGAAACATTAGGAACACTGGAAAGTGCCCTAACGCTCGAAATCATCATCACCATTATCGTGATCATCATCATGGTAATGAACCTTCGGGCAAGTATTCTTATTTCTTCATTAATTCCAATCGCTGTACTCATGACTTTTATCGCCATGCGTTATTTTCATGTGGATGCAAATATTGTAGCCCTTTCGGGGATTGCCATTGCCATTGGAACCATTGTGGATGTTGGCATTGTGCTCTCCGAAAACATGATCAGGCATTTGGATGAAAATAAATCGGGACGGAATATTCGCGAGGTGATTTACGAAGCAACGACTGAGGTTGCTCCTGCAGTAATTACAGCTGTATTGACAACTATTGTGAGTTTTATTCCCGTTTTTGCCATGGAAGCAGCCGAAGGAAAACTATTTCGACCACTGGCTTTCACCAAAACCTTTGTGCTTTTGTCTGCCCTGTTTGTCGCAATTGTTATTCTACCAGCCATGGCCCATTTGTTGTTTTCCATCCGGATCAAAAAGAGAAATTTCAAATTGGCTTTAAATAGTGTACTCATTCTTATCGGATGCTATGCCATTTTTGCCTACTCGGCTTGGATTGGAATTACTCTGATTTTATTAGGTGTCATCAACTTATTGGCACAAATCTATTCTAAGTATGAAAAGAAATTGTCTTTGGCAAATCTGCTAGTTATCGCATTAGCCGTTTCCTTTCTGCTTGCCAGAGAATGGCTGCCTTTGGGTGCGGCGAACTCCTTGTTTGCAAACTTCGTGTTTGTAATTCTTAGTATCGCTATTTTATTATCCATTTTTTTACTTTTCATGCGATTCTATCAGCGCATGTTGAATTGGGCGCTGCAGCATAAGCTCATCTTCCTATCCATTCCCACATTTATAGTATTGTGGGGCATTATTATTTGGTTAGGATTTGGAAATACTTTTGGCTTTGTTGCCCGGGGAATGGATAAAATTGGAATTGAGATTTCGGGCACTTCTGCTTGGAAAAGTATGAATCACAATTATCCCGGCATTGGAAAAGAATTTATGCCATCGCTGGACGAAGGATCATTTCTATTGATGCCAACCTCCATGCCACATGCTGGTATTGAAGAAAATAAACGTGTGCTTCGAAAATTAGATATGGCTGTTGCCAACATTCCTGAAATTGAAATGGTAGTAGGCAAACTCGGTCGTGTAGAATCTTCGCTTGACCCCGCTCCTATTTCCATGTACGAGAATGTGATCAACTACAAAAGCGAATACAAAACCAACCAGTATGGCAAGCGAATTCGTTTTGCTGTAGACGAGGATGACAATTTTATTCGCGATGAAAAAGGAGAGTTGATTCCTGATGATTCTGGTGAATATTACCGACAATGGCGGGATCATATTAAATCGCCCGATGACATTTGGACCGAAATTGTAAACGCGACCAAAATCCCAGGCGTTACCTCGGCACCTAAACTGCAACCCATCGAAACCCGATTAATCATGTTGCAAACAGGTATGCGAGCTCCTATTGGAATTAAGATATCAGGTAATAACCTAAAACAAATTGAGGGCTTTGGTCTTCAGCTCGAAAAGCTTATTAAAGAGGTTCCCGGAGTAAACAAGCCTTCTGTATTTGCCGAACGAATGGTTGGGAAACCATATCTGGAAATTCGCATCGACCGTAAAGCAATTGCCCGTTATGGTATTCAGGTAGAAGATGTGCAAAAACACCTATCTGTTGCCGTTGGTGGAATGGCGCTAAGCAGTTCGGTTGAAGGAAGAGAGCGTTACCCCATTCGGGTTCGTTACCCACGGGAATTGAGATCGGATCCGGAACTTTTGCAAAAAATTCTGATTCCAACAGCCATGGGAAATTCCGTGCCCTTGGAAGAGCTTGCAGAAATAGCCTATGTTCAGGGACCACAAGTTATCAAAAGTGAAAATACCTTTCAGGTTGGCTATGTGATATTCGACAAATTAGACGGCTTTTCGGAAGTTGATATTGTAGAAGCTGCACAGGAATACATTGCAGGAAAAATTGAAAGCAATGAACTGAAAGTTCCCGCAGGAGTGAGCTTTAAATTCACGGGGAACTACGAAAATCAAATCCGTGCAGAAAAAAGACTGGGCATTGTGATTCCTGTGGTGCTCATCATCATCTTTCTGATTTTGTATTTCCAGTTCAAAGGAATTGCTCCCACGCTAATGGTATTTAGTGGTATTGCAGTCTCCTTTGCAGGTGGATTCATCATGATTTGGATGTATGGACAAGGATGGTTTCTTAACTTTTCTGTCTTCGATATCAATCTACAGGAATTGTTTCAGGTTCATCCCATTTATTTAAGTGTTGCGGTCTGGGTCGGGTTTATTGCCCTGTTTGGAATTGCCTCTGATGATGGAGTAATTATGGCCAGCTATCTAGAACAAGTTTTCGAAAAGAACCAGCCAAAAACAAAAGCTGAAATCAGAAAAGCAGTGGTTGAAGCAGGTTCGAAACGAATTCGTCCTTGCTTAATGACTACTGCGACTACTCTTCTGGCCTTATTGCCAATTTTAACCTCTACGGGAAGAGGATCTGATGTAATGATTCCAATGGCAATTCCAGCATTTGGAGGAATGACAATCGAATTAATCACCTTATTTGTTGTACCTGTTTTATATGCCACGTACAAAGAATATCAACTTAAAAAAGTAGGAGGACTGTCATGA
- a CDS encoding TolC family protein, producing the protein MRYSILLITALLVFSETVRSQTITKELQDYINFAIANNPELKVMDLKYQQALEIVPQAKALPDPSFSAGVFIQPIETRIGAQKAKLSLSQMFPWFGTLGAKEQQASLQAHAQYLNYLDAKSKLEMNVRLSYLDLILMDRKIFFTQKRVEVLSLLEKQSLSQFENNQSSMVNVLYVQMLKEELISKLGLFQDKKQTLQSTFNKLLNRNLITAVDLPTDDSFLAQAISFDTDFSFDNHTRIDSWETMKEASSFGEKVAKLNGMPKFGIGLDYAIIAERTDMDVANNGNDALMPMITMSIPLFRKKYKSAVKVNQLKQVQFEQLKIEELNRLELEKQKATEEYATGTREIKVYENLLAKARQSFEILTSNYETSSGKYEEVLNMQQKIWIYEQKQIEAQVMIQKSIAKFQYLGM; encoded by the coding sequence ATGAGATACTCAATACTATTAATAACAGCATTACTAGTTTTTTCAGAAACTGTCAGATCTCAAACAATCACAAAAGAATTGCAGGATTATATCAATTTTGCCATTGCAAACAATCCGGAACTGAAGGTTATGGATCTAAAATATCAGCAAGCATTGGAGATAGTTCCACAGGCAAAAGCATTGCCTGATCCGAGTTTCTCGGCAGGAGTCTTTATACAGCCAATAGAAACACGCATTGGAGCCCAAAAAGCAAAACTTTCGCTTTCGCAGATGTTTCCATGGTTTGGAACTCTTGGTGCCAAAGAACAACAAGCAAGTTTGCAGGCTCATGCTCAATATCTGAATTACCTTGATGCAAAAAGCAAATTGGAAATGAATGTAAGACTCTCCTATTTGGATTTGATTCTAATGGATCGCAAAATCTTTTTCACTCAAAAACGTGTCGAAGTGCTGTCTCTATTGGAAAAACAAAGTCTTAGCCAATTTGAAAACAATCAATCGAGCATGGTGAATGTCTTATACGTTCAAATGCTGAAAGAAGAGTTGATTTCTAAGCTTGGTCTATTTCAGGATAAAAAGCAGACCCTTCAAAGTACATTCAATAAATTGTTAAACCGTAATTTAATAACTGCCGTTGATTTACCAACAGATGATTCTTTTCTGGCACAAGCAATTTCTTTTGATACTGATTTCTCTTTCGACAATCACACAAGAATTGATTCTTGGGAAACCATGAAGGAGGCCAGTTCTTTTGGAGAGAAAGTGGCGAAACTAAACGGAATGCCCAAGTTTGGTATCGGTCTCGATTATGCAATTATTGCTGAAAGAACAGATATGGATGTTGCCAATAATGGAAACGACGCACTGATGCCCATGATCACGATGAGCATTCCTCTGTTTCGAAAGAAATACAAATCTGCCGTTAAAGTCAATCAGCTAAAACAGGTGCAGTTCGAACAATTAAAAATTGAAGAACTGAACAGGCTTGAGCTGGAAAAACAAAAGGCAACAGAAGAGTACGCCACGGGGACCCGAGAAATAAAAGTATATGAGAATTTATTGGCAAAAGCCCGACAATCATTCGAAATTCTCACGAGCAATTACGAAACATCTTCTGGTAAATACGAAGAGGTTCTGAACATGCAGCAGAAAATTTGGATCTACGAGCAGAAACAAATTGAGGCACAAGTAATGATTCAGAAAAGCATCGCAAAATTCCAATATTTAGGAATGTAG